The genomic DNA aggtctatataaaagagacttcagatacagtattaggggaccactaatgtctatataaaagagacttcagatacagtattaggggaccactaaggtctatataaaagagacttcagatacagtattaggggaccactaaggtctatataaaagagacttcagatacagtattaggggaccactaaggtctatataaaagagacttcagatacagtattaggggaccactaaggcctatataaaagagacttcagatacagtattaggggaccactaaggtctatataaaagagacttcagatacagtattaggggaccattaaggtctatataaaagagacttcagatacagtattaggggaccactaaggtctatataaaagagacttcagatacagtattaggggaccactaaggtctatataaaagagacttcagatacagtattaggggaccattaaggtctatataaaagagacttcagatacagtattaggggaccactaaggtctatataaaagagactacagatacagtattaggggaccactaaggtctatataaaagagacttcagatacagtattaggggaccactaaggtctatataaaagagacttcagatacagtattaggggaccattaaggtctatataaaagagacttcagatacagtattaggggaccactaaggtctatataaaagagacttcagatacagtattaggggaccattaaggtctatataaaagagacttcagatacagtattaggggacctttAAACTGTAAAACAAATGGTTGTTGTATAATCATATTACTGAAGCACTTTAAAGTTCAAAGTTTTCACCCTACTACTCAGCTATTATTGACGACTCCATTGAGTGCACTTGTCTTTTTAATGTTCAGAAGCAGCTTTTCAGCATGAAAAGTACTAGATTATAGTTTTCCTGTAGCTCCAAGGGGGTTTCAACTTGGATTTATACATCTCCCAGGGATAAAATCTTATTTTCCTCCTCCTttgtttgtaatttattttaagatataTAAATTAGTTGAAAACAACCTGGAAATTAAATATCAATTCCCTACTCTCTAGATAGGGGCTGTAAACCTGATTAGACAAAACCTGTCGACTCAAATCTGTTAATTAGAGAACATCTTTTTGGACGGATCAGTGAAGCAGCCTCCAGAGTGTGTTAGTGCACGTCGATGGATCACCATTACCTTCAGTGTAGGGACAGAGGAAGCCCAGCTGTGAGGATTTGTGCGACACGGGTTACAAATCAACCTTAAGCAGGTAAATGCACCATAAATCTTCAGGCTACTGCTTTGTCAGTTCATGCTGGAGCTCACTGTGAGCTGCAGGTGCCGTTGGGACAGCTGATGAGCCCATACGCGTGGTGGATAGTTGGAGCCTGCCAGGTTGTGATGCACAGCTCCTCACTAAGGCACACCATCATCACGCATCCTTGGATATTTTAGCaggaattcattcattcaagatgtccattatttattcatttttattttataatctgtaccatttacagtatttatagtGTGCTATAGTGATATACACATATTACAGTGATGTGGACTGTTGGACCCTGAGACAGGTTTCATACAGACACACCAATGGATGTGAGGTATGAAGTTGTCAAAACTCAACACAAAAAGGCTGGGTAGTAACTGCTGGCAATCATATTGCCTCACATTAAAGGGAAACAAAAGCCCTGACACAGAATCAACTTTGCGCTATTCTTCATTTACTTGAGAGTAAAGTACACATGGATGACTGTCGTCCTAATTTTGGAAATTAGAGCGTTAAAGACTGAATTTTGAACATCAAGTTGTTTGAAATCaagttgaattgaatttaaaatgtgaCTGTCCTGGTAGGCTTGTACAAGTTCTAATATCTGCTGTTAAATAAACCTTGCCAGAGGAGTCGTCTCTGATCTCTCAGACCTGAACACGTCTACGTCCAGGTTTATCTGTGATGGGCCGCAGGAAGGCCTTCATATATTACGTTTTACACAGAAGCGAGGAGAGTAATAAAGAACTCTCTGCACACCATAACGTAGAACATTGTGTGAGTTTGAAAGTCCAACTTGGAGTTATGTTAAGTTTTCAAAATTCTACACACAAACCTTAATATAACGCAGCAGAAACACCacaaaagacaacaacaaaacaaactatACATCTTTAAAACAAATTACACTCTTGACTGTCTGATGCTGTCATGTTGTTGTGTTACATTGTCCCTGTTTGTCTGATTTGGGGGCATCAATTGAAAATAGAATTATCCACTTCATGTCCTTTAGTTAATAATTTTTAAGTAAGTAAATGACAATTTATCATAAACATTAAAGTCAACCCACATTAACCATTTAATATAATGAATGTATGTCTAAACATTATTGAGAGACTTATATACAACATAtcacttaaaaaacaaatgtgttgaTTGGAATCTTATTTTACTTCATTTAGACTAGATGGATTCATTCACAGGTTACATCTCTATTTACAAGGCAACTTCAATGTGCAGTATAAATTCATAATCTTACGCTGGATTACACTTTGTTTCAAAATTACTCAGGTGAATACAAGATGGTGTAGCTCCTAAAACTAACAGCAGATGGCACATGAGAGCATGTACATTTGAGGCTTAATTTCAGCAAGCAAGTAAACAAAGACATGTTGTAAATATAGGTCTAAAAAAATAAGCACGATTTAATGAATTGCACTTGTTTTCACGTCTCAGTTGCATGTGGGTATGTGTAAACTTGGAGGTTAAGAAGTGcagaagcaacaacaacaaaaaagcctTTAGCTGAGCATCACATAATAGAACATAATACTTTtgcagggagtgcacatgattgCATTCATTGCAGATGAGTACTTTCAGCCTCTGAAATCCTCAGCACAGGGGAGCTGAAGTTGGACGAGCAGGGAACTAAGTTCTGGGTGCTCAGATAACTAATCTTCTTTCCGCTGTCCCCTCCTGATCCCTGTTCCAGACCGGCCTCCAGTGAGTCCGGCCCCAGCCCGTGTGGCAGAGGCACCAGGCCGTGCAGGAGGCTGTTCCCCAGGTGGGAGTTACATCGAGCCAAGTTGTCAGTCAGATGCTGCATGTACACCTCTTCCAGCTGTTTCTCCAGCAGCCCATTCAGCACAGAGTTAGACATAGGCTCCAAGCCTGATCCGGGTAGATCCAAGCTGTTGTTCACACTGGCCCCCATAACCAGATAACCCTGGTCTGGTATCGATAAGACAGGCTCGCCTCGTGGCCCCTGTTGGGTTGCCCATTCTGGGTGACGCCAGGCATCCGTGGCAAGAGGCTGAGTGTGAAAACCTTGCTGGGGGATGGTGGCTCTCAGTGGGTTGTGTGAGATGCGGCCTGAGTCGGCCACCTGCAGGTCTGGGTACTGGTCCAGGAGGCTACAGCTGTCTAGGAAAACTGTAGGGTCAGGTGGACACCCAGGGATCAAGAGGCCTACAGGAACTTGAGGCACCACCTTCAGTCCCTGGAATTGGGTGGTGTCTAGTTCTTCCTGGTTTGGACCTGATTACAGAAAGTAAACAGGTGATTTGGATGTTTTCAACTTAATTTGGTttggtttgacatttttgctatTTGGCACGAAAGCATTAGTGAGATTATATCTGAGAAAGGAAGAAAATCTTAGTAAAAGAGAAGCAAGTGAACTAGACCGTGTAAAGTTAACGCTACAAAACCAGTACACATGGTTAAACTGATCACATACAGGATATGGTTTGTATGATAATAAGGTCTAGCAGGAAGCAGGTTTACCTGCTTCGGCTGAATCTGTCTGTAGATCTGTAGAGATGGACTCAGAGAGAATACCGCTGAACTGATCTGCACCAGGAGTGTGTGTCTGCGATCTCTTAATCTTGGAAGCAGTGGCAAACTTTCTCTCCTCCCTGTAACGCAGCACTCTGAGAAAACCTTCAGCCAACATGGCACAGAATGaccgtcctcctcctcttcttttctgtctctctttgcaCCCGTCTTTGCTTCCTATGATTGCCAGTCTTAAGTGCAAATGGCACAGTGCTGTTGCGTATGCAACTGTAAAGTTCTACTTGCTTGTTTCACTTCTGCAACTGAGAACTGGCCCCTCCACCCCTCGCCACACACTTCCTTTATTAATATGTAACTGAAAATCACAGTTTAGAGAAAAGAGAACAGTACATTTATACACAAGCTGAGAAAACCTCCTAAACTGAGGAGCAGAAGTAACACAACATCTAAAAAAATACTCCATCatgagtaaaagtcctgcattaaagATCCTACTTAAGGAAAACTACAGAAGTATAATCAAAGTCCTTTAAAGTGTCAAAAGTAATGCCCCTTTGACTGATATATTATGacatattacattattatattatttatactgATGCACCAGTTTGTACGTAGCATTTTGTAGTTGTAAGCTGGTTAAGTTGGAGCTATTTTATGTACAGTAAGGTAATTAAGTAGCTCCCATTTAACCAGCTTACAACTACAAAATGCTACGTACAAACTGGTGTACAGTAAGGTAATTTAGTTGTTCCCAACCCAGGGGTCAGGCCCTCTCCGAAGGATCAAAAGAGAAATCTGAATGGTCGTGATATGATATGAGTTTGTGGAAGATTTCACCTATCTGATAAGTCTCATCAGTAAGGACAGCGGGGCATCTAAAGACATTAAAGCAAGGCTGGGAAAGGCTCAGGGTGCCTTCTCCCAACAATATAGCCTTAAAACCAAGATGCTCCTATATAACTGCAATGTAAAGTCTGTTCTGCTGTACGGTTCAGAGAGCTGGCGAGTTGTCAAAACAGACATGAGGAGAATGGAAGTGGTCCATAATGGATGCCTCCGACGAATATGCCAGATCTTTTGGCCTAATAAGATCTCCAACAATGAAAACGGGAAGCCGGAGCATCACCAAGGAGATTACGCACAGACGCCTGAGATGGCTGGGACATGTGTTGAGGATGGAGCAGGACTGCATCACAAAAGTCACCTTAAGATGGACACCACCTGGCAAAAGAAAAACCTGGGAGGTCCAAAACCACCTGGCGCAGAACTGTGACACaagagctggaacagatgaacctGTCATGGGAAGAGGCCCAACATGCTGCCAGGGACCCAATGCAATGGAGAGTGCTCATTGAGGCCTTATGTGTCATAGGGGATgaagagtaagtaagtaagtaagtcatGATATGATATGATTATTTGGCTAGGGATAGAAGTAAAAGAAGACACACCTTTGCTTTTGTGTTAGACACTGGAGAGTTTTTGTTGGAACAACTCATAGACCTCTGAAACACGACAAGAAGCCTCCACCAGACACAGCTCTTTATAGAGACTCATACTCAAAAACATTGGGAACCACTAGGGTGTAAATCACACGTTTTATCACCATACAATATTAGATTGATTCTTTGgacaatgttttaatatttactgatatcacaaagtctgccGGTAGTACTGTAAGTCTACGATACGATTTCGATTCGATTTAATTCAGGGGCCTGGGACCGATCCGAGATGATACATAAGGCTTTTTAACACTATCAGttaaatttttatatatttacaaaaagcaactaaaatatgatttgacaatGTCATTACTAAGCTATTCcagacattcaaattaaaaacaaacaatataaagcggcaatttcaaaataaaagctcatcTTAAAGATGACAATATGTATTGATCATTTGACTTTGTATCGATAATATTGGATCGTTGAGGATTGAATCGATATATTGATCGTGATCGATGTATCGTTACACCCTTAGGAACCACTGGTTGAATCTTCAATAAGTTGGAGCACAAAACCTGGGGTATAGGTGCTGGATTCAAAGGTAGCTGTGAAAGTGTACGCCTTGTACTGCAATTTTATTCTTTAATATCTTATAAGTTTATCATGTTTTACTCTCAAAAGTACGTAGTTACTACAGCTGTAACataatgtagtgaagtaaaaagtaaaatatttgcctctgaaacaTGGTAGAGTagaaaaaacaaatgacataATGTGGAAATACTCAAGAAAAGTACAAAGACCGGAACACACAGAGAAGCACTTTGAGTGGGTGGGTTAAATTCTGTGGAATATCTGCAGAATGTTGCATATCAGTAACTCAATAACCTGATGACGTCTTCAAAACAAATCCTACATACTTTTCCACAACGCTTATACGTTTAAAACAATGAGATCACCCAGTCCAAATGCCTGCTTATCACagcacactaagtcaagctaaTGATGAGTCATGTTCTGTATACTTAAAATCatttatcagacataaaaaGAAGGCAGAATTCAtttcatgtttgtttgactttttGAAATGACAACCACCAAGGAGTACTGAGAGTCAGGCTTGCAGTTTTATttgcagttttattttaattttttgatGTAAGACGGGGATTACCAACATTACATTGTGAAACAGGATGCTTATAGTGAAACCAAACAGCGATCCAACTCCCctataaacaaaaacagcaaataattaaaaaaaaaaacactcaattTTACGTCCCTCTATGTTTGCAGACTTGTAATTTTGGCATGTGTTATCATTTTTAACATGTATCATCTCGTAGAAAAAAGTTTGTCAAACTACTAACACAGCATTAAGACAATATATAAGAACATGGAGAACAGGATTGTAATGGATTACTTTTAGAGAAGGTGCTGCAGGTTTGGCCATGACGTGATTGGCAGGAGCACAACATGTTTCCAGGATTCAACAGATCTCTTCTAATAAACCTGTCGAGTGAAATGAGTTTCATGAATGATGTTCTGTTGGCCAAACGATTAATCTGTGTTACAATTTTTCAAAGTGCTTACATTTTGTTGGGTCTGATGATGTgttctcaataaaaaaaaaaagaaaaaaggaagctACACGTTCACGCTAATGGTTGATTGACATGTCATTAAGCCAATAGGCTTAGCAGACTGAGGTTAATGGGAGGAGGCAGAGCGGTTTGTAGATAACCATAATGCTCTGCTTTAGCACCTCCTTTCACTACAGCTGACAAGGCACAGCTGAACATAGagtaatagaaaaaaaaacatactcaaAAACATCCACATATTTAATAGCCAAgtgaaatgttgctttttttaatatCCTGGCTTAGTTCCAGGTCTGTCCGGGTCCAGATCTGGATTTAGGTCTCAGGTAGAAACGGTGTTAAGATGCTACTGCTGTGCTTTCTTCGCTAGAGCCTCGGCttcctgcagagagacagagggggagaaaggaggaagagagggagagtgtgTTAAATTAAAATGGAGGATATTGGTTTATATATTCCCTGCCACAGCACAGAGGAAAACCCCTCTGTTTCTATGGTAACTGGCACACCTCCCTGCAGTTCCTGTTGTAGCACAGAGGAGgcgccagtgtgcaggagggagaggaagaggaggagaggcctGCTCGTGTGTGAGGATAACATGAACAGATGTATTATTATGTAAATGGTGTGTTTTCTGTACGGAAATCACACTGTGAGGAGAAATATATTCTTAGGCACATAAGCCGGTGTTACAGGAAATATGGCCGTAGGAATGCAGTTCAAAGAAAGGACACATGTCcgtgtgtttttgtcgtttgtgTGCTTACCTTTGAGCCCGGGGGAGCAGTCAAACCCAGAAATGCATACACTGCGTTGTCCTCTCTGGCATCGAAGAAGGCCTCATagttctgagagagagagagagagagagagagagagagagagagagagagagagagagagaacttgAGATGCAGATCAATGGGAGGATCAACTCCAAACCTGAGGAATGATGATGTGAAACAGGCTTTGGATCAGTGCCTGAGGGCGACTgagaaagaggaagacacagagagaactTTGCTCgattatggagaaaaaaaaaatcatagacacgattattttggtcaatactgAAATCACGATTACTTAACACGATTATTTATTGTCTTTtgaaaagatgttgcaattattgaacttaaaaagcagtaaaacagttaaacacatCCACAGTGAAActccttgaactgtgaaatttcccttaaagtgctcatattatgctttttggcttttcccctttcctttattgtgttatgtatcttttttgtgcacgttataggtttacaaagtgaaaaagcccaaagtccccccccaaagggacttaccatctccaacagaaaaccctgttcaccaactgctccaaacagctctattgtagtccagcctttacttcagagacagacgtggtcactttgtaacacacgttataatgctcgcctagctgctagcgtggcacgccatcatactctgcttctgactggttagtagtccttacctaggtactgtcagggcacgccctcatactctgcttctgactggctagtagtccttacctaggtactgtcagggcacgccctcatactctgcttctgactggctagtagtccttacctagctactgtcagggcacgccctcatactctgcttctgactggttagtagtccttacctaggtactgtcagggcacgccctcatactctgcttctgactggctagtagtccttacctaggtactgtcgggCACGCCCcctatactctgcttctgactggctagtagtccttacctaggtactgtcagggcacgccctcatactctgcttctgactggctagtagtccttacctaggtactgtcagggcacaccctcatactctgcttctgactggctagtagtccttacctagctactgagcatgtgcgactcccaacaaagatggaacagaagtgagatgtctcactctgtagctaaaacagaaagctcaacacacagggtgaaaagaggagctgcagcaacaacaaaaatatggtgttttttgaaaattaaaccatataaacctaTCCTGATATAATctgtaaatacaattatgaacctgaaaatgagcataatatgagcactttaatacttAATACTGTCATttgaacatttgtttttaaattcagtaataagagtttacttgcaaaatgtaatgtgaaaaataatcatttatttccaaTCAATCTTAAAAAACAATCGATGAATTGCACAGGCCTAGATGCAGATCGATGGGAGGATCAACTCCAAACCTGAGGAATGATGATGTGAAACTGGCTTTAGATCAGCGCCCGAGGGCGACAGTCATGGTCGGGGTTGTGTTATTTGTCCAAGGAAAGGCCTCGGTAGTTGATCCGATAGGACTCGATTGTCTTTGCGAATGTAACCCACagcaaacaagcacacacattcaGTCACTCATTGACTGTTCAGTCGCCTGCAGTCTCTCTCATTACAGATCCCTCACTTCTTCTCATTCCTTTGTTTTCACTCCTTTtgctcccacacacacataccgctacgcacacaaacagattTTTATAACAGGGGCCGCACAGCTGCAAGTGTACTAGGAAATGCTGTCCTCTTTGTCTGTGACATTCAATACAGCCTGTCCCGCATGTGCAACTTCATGTTCACTGCACAGCAAGactaaaggctttaggccgtgTGTCCATCTAATGGGAGTAcacaggggcgattctaggaccAGACTTTTAGGGGGGCTTAGCCcccccctaatgagaatgtgacacggatacagtgccttgcctTTAAATTTTCTCTCATTTCATTAATTCCATATCAACTGTTCAGTTCTGTGAATTTTATCTCCACATGTGATGTTTAAAggagtttgacattttgaggaATACACTTATTCCCCTTTTACCAAGAGTGAGATGAGAATATAACTTATATCCGTTAAATATGAAGCCTTAGCAAGGTGACAGTTAACTACTAAATTACCCAgcaggaaacagctagcctggttctgtccACAGTTAAAGCAATCTGCCTATCAGCACCTCTAACCCTCACTAATTAATACTTTATATCATGTATGTTTAATCTGTTCAACAaccaaagtgaaaaaaacattgctgAAGTTTCAGTTTATCGAAGGGTTATGTGCATACAacttttgtcgattttttttaattctgagTTTTTACAGATTTTGTGGGCtttaggcagattttgttaacTTTGAACAGAGCCAAGCTAGCCGTTTCCCTCCGTTTCCAGtcattatgctaagctaagctcaccagcatttggctccagcttcatatttaaaaaggtactaagcgatgtcacgcgctttttaggctacaacatgttttgtcacatacagcaaacatctcctcactggTTGAGCcagcagcagcgttagcacatAGGCTAATTCCACAATGggcagggtgggaaattaacttttttgcccactagccaaagtggctggtggatgcccaattttaccagccacttaaattttttaccagccactttttccgtaattcaaatttataaaagaaagtgcactattatacttttaattgctttattaaattacttattaatacatattttattaatataaatgtatttattatgtgtcagtagcttgttgatctttacattgttagttaatttcctatcctggcctgagacacacattcatacggtttgataaaggacttattggacttaAACTTATCATTGATCTTACAATAACAAGTGTAggtgtcctcaatttaggtcatcctgtgtatgtgtgtgtgtgtgtgtgtgtgtgtgtgtgtgtgtgtgtgtgtctcgtcagtcgcggggtagaactgagcagcagagagccgacaggattaaaaCGGCAGCAGCTCCTTAAACATCGTTACATTGACGTTAAAATgtctacaggttggcaggacggtctgaaatgttttgaacggtctttcgctgtacgtttgtcAATGCGCCACTTGTTCGAGAAGtacctcctctttttctttacttcgCTCTCAACAGTTTGTACAGCCATAGCTACTGCTGACTCCGCGGCGGGCCTCTTAACACCGGGGATATGTCgccacatttttttaacagataatttTCCTTTCGTCTGTACCTCACGGTGTCACGGACTCACAGACTAGCCATAGAATATACACGGACTAGCGCTGAAAACTAGCTACTCGACTATGCGTGGTCAAAGCCCCGGCTGTGAACGGTTTCATTTCCTgtaagttcttcacaataaaggtcCTCCGTTATgttggtatttgaatgtttttattatgaagcagcaaaatctggACATTTTGGGGATTCATTAGCAGTAACGTAACGCGGCTCCTATAAGCATTGTTCATTGTTACTTAATaacagcattctttgacaaaaactgtccaatccgttacaaggaatgttttacaatccACCTGCCACTGTGGCTGGTAAACAAGGCAAAGTCACTCGCCACTTTGAAAAAATACCCGCCATTGGCGGGTGGCGGgtgctaatttcccaccctgacAATGGCCgttcatgactcaaccaactccttcttgtctgttattggctggaacactgtttgttatggttcgttgtGCAGGTTGgcccagtttgtttttgttggcgtttgtggagcctgggctgtctacagagaccgcgttttcttacagtgtgttcaggggacaggcagctagcagatagtgaggagatgtttgctgtatgtgacaaaaaatgttgtagcctaaaaaatgcgtGACATCGTTTAAAGAGCACCTTTAATGGACAAATATTAAGAGTGGTACTGATCTTCAAATCTAATTCTCGGCTCCTCATAACTCCCTTATGCCAAtagttgaactattcctttaattgcGGTTATGAAGCCTTCTGCCATGATAAATGTATGGTAGATCAATTCTAAAtctttaatttgatttaatattATTGCAAATATAAGGAAGACATTTTATGTCCACTTGGGGCAGCAGAACAAGCTAATGTCGACATATTATCTATTATATTTGCTGAGAAGCCCCatggtgaggagcagagggtaacaacggtgcttttcaggtgttgcgctaatcactccgcccaagtagcagaagtagcagtgcttcgccttctgagaatatagttcccagtatgtatacggttagaagatggctgtgtgtcatgtgaccttgttatttgtacacactgtgactatacaaattataacatgtaaataggaacatgttggcattattttgtcttcttattgggagcagtaggctagatggagccggttacctccaggatctgtgctaagctaggctagtggtgggtgcgtcagacagagttaggacactcacggagatgagaagggtatgtatggacttatctaactctgggggatacggtgaataagaccaagtcacaataagtcggcatgttcctttaagctGCTAAATTCTCCACTCTGTTCACAAAGTCTAGCTAGTCACACACTCTAGCGCCAAGCAGGGAGTGTACCGTGGGTTTATCTAATTTTTTTGGCGAAAACAACACTGATAAAGTAAAGCTGAAggccataaaaccaaaacaacgaGCTGGGTGATAATTCTCGGTGGGGTGAcatctttcacattacacatagtaATTTCATTTactgttaatataaaaatattgattagtacAGCTTTAAACATATTCGGTCTAAAAACATCAGAATCAGCATTCAAACCCCACCATACACGATTTGTGTGTACTGAGGAGATGAGTATGTGACCTATCAGAGTAGTACTGTAATCATGCGCCAATAATTCCGAgcatctgtgtgcatgtgtgtctcacCCCGCAATATTTGCTTTCGTTGAATATCTGTGGGGGGAGAGGGTTCCCCGTGGCCGGCCTGGACTCCTCCGGAACATTCTCTCTCATCCACTTCCTGTTATCCTCGTTGGCTGCGATGTCACGCTCCTCATATTCGATCTTATTGGCCGCCAGGAAGCCCatcacatcctgctgctgctttttaatctgggggacatgagggaggatGGCAGAGGGGAAGTTGTCAGTTAGACGTGCGTTAACTTTCAGCCATATGAGGAAACATAAGGGCCTCGGTTCACCATACTGTCATCAGTCTGCTGCAAAAATAAGGACACTTCTTCTCTGAGAAATTACACTACGGAGATGGCCGGCTGCTCTGTTACTAAGAAACCACTCGTTTGCTGACAAGTGAGGAAGTGATATAAGACTACTGAAGAGGGTGAACTTGGGCAAGGCCAAGCAGGGACGGATTGTGTTTTATCTGCATGAAAAACGCCAGATAGTGAGGATGACGGAAACTCCCATCATCATTCTCACTTCATTGTTTAAAAACGGAACCATAGttgcatatttttaatttgataaaTTGTCAAAGCCTAtcatttttacaaaataaaggaGAGGAAATTGCccacaaagaaagaaaaggctGTGCTGTTGCACCATATTTAACACTTGTCTGGTTTGTGACACTTTTAAAACACTCCATCCTGCTCGATGCAAAACCACAAGCTTGTTATCTCTGACAGGATGCAAATAACCAACACTACGACCCAACAGGAAGTACGCAATG from Perca fluviatilis chromosome 10, GENO_Pfluv_1.0, whole genome shotgun sequence includes the following:
- the si:dkey-237j10.2 gene encoding uncharacterized protein si:dkey-237j10.2, whose protein sequence is MLAEGFLRVLRYREERKFATASKIKRSQTHTPGADQFSGILSESISTDLQTDSAEAGPNQEELDTTQFQGLKVVPQVPVGLLIPGCPPDPTVFLDSCSLLDQYPDLQVADSGRISHNPLRATIPQQGFHTQPLATDAWRHPEWATQQGPRGEPVLSIPDQGYLVMGASVNNSLDLPGSGLEPMSNSVLNGLLEKQLEEVYMQHLTDNLARCNSHLGNSLLHGLVPLPHGLGPDSLEAGLEQGSGGDSGKKISYLSTQNLVPCSSNFSSPVLRISEAESTHLQ
- the sh3bgrl gene encoding SH3 domain-binding glutamic acid-rich-like protein translates to MVIKVYIASSSGSTSIKKQQQDVMGFLAANKIEYEERDIAANEDNRKWMRENVPEESRPATGNPLPPQIFNESKYCGNYEAFFDAREDNAVYAFLGLTAPPGSKEAEALAKKAQQ